The Prionailurus bengalensis isolate Pbe53 chromosome E2, Fcat_Pben_1.1_paternal_pri, whole genome shotgun sequence region TCCAGGGCACTTGTCCCTGACACGTGACCCATATAAGCAGCCCAGAGTACAGCACCGAGGAACCCCCAGTGGCTTCAGCTGGAGAAGGCCCAGCGCAGTTTTGCTGCTAGGGCAGCTCCCTTACCCTCGACACGCTCTTCTGAGCTCTGGTGTCACCTAGAAAGGAAGAGACACCGGTTGGGCCTTGGGAAGAGGTGAGATTTTAATCCCAATGTTTGTAAATAAACTCTGCGGAAGCCATAGCAGGAAGGCTAGAGATGGAGGGAAAAGacgcagggggcgggggggccatGCAGCTGCCCTGACGGGGTTTGTGTTTAAGCAGACTTCTGGATGGTGCCTGGCAGACATCCTTTGAGTTGGTCCTCCTCGCGTGGAGGGAGCAGGCCTGTGTTCTCAGCGGGGGACTTGCCTTTAGCTGTGCACAGCGGGCCCAGGGCACGCCCGGGGCTTCCGTAGGAGGGCAGGTTCTCCTCCCGTAGAAACGTTTCGGTGGGAAACGGGTCAGGGCGGGTTGGCCTGGGGACCAAAAGCAGActtacgtatttatttttaaactgttcttGGATTTGCTGTCGGACCAGAAGCCTCTTTCATCCCTTAGCTCATAAAAAGCAGCATTGGGAGCAGCTGAGCCTGATGCCCTTAAGTTGGGGCCTGGGGGCTGTGCGAGGGCCCCTCATATTCCCAGTCCCCCTCGGGCGTCTCTACCCCAGGCCAGGACGCCAAGCAGGGGCACGGATGCCGGACTGTGTCCCGGGCAAGGGCAGACCCCGCCCACCCACACAGTCTGAGGCGGTTGTGCCTTATTTGGTGTTACGAACCACAGAGGGTGGGCTCGGCTGTGACACGGGGACCAAGACAAGCAGGGTCTTAGGGCCTGAGGAGGGGGCCCTGGTGCCAGCAATTCTCCCTGGGTGGCAAGAAGAGGATGGGACTGAAACGAAGGTGGCGTTGTTCAGGACGGACTCCCCTACCCACACACTTGGCTGGATAGCAGAGCATCCCGCGGGCTGGAGCACGGTGTGGCCATTCCCAGACCAGAACCCTGAGGCCCTCAGGGGGTTTGCAGAGAAGCTGTCTCCGACTTAGGTTCCCCTCACCCCACACCCCCTCGGGATTCTTGTGGCAGATGAGAGCACCCCTCCTGCAGACAGAAGTTTCCAAAAGGCCTAGGCCACTCCCACCTCGTCCTCAGCCATTGTTGTCCGAGACTCAGGGACTGGGACGGAGGGGGACATAAGGCCATTGGGCTGTGCTTGTGCTGGGGCACCCCGAGAACCTGACCCAGAGCCACATGGGTGGGCAGTGTCCATGGGGTCAGTATTGTCCGGATTTGTCCTGCCTGGGCCCCGGGGCCAGCTGGCCTAGTCCTCCTTGGGCCTTTCCACGGTGAGAAATGTGTCCACAATTGCTGGTTGGCGCTCCTGGTCACCAAGTGGCTGCTTTTCTCGGTTCTGCTCGGCCCTGGTTCGCGTCCAGGAGGGGGAGCGCAGACAGCCAGACCGGGGTAGTGGGTGCAGGCCTGATGGGAACATAAGGGTCAGGTCATTCCTGCAGCTACTGGGCCGGGCCCCCGTGTGCCTCTCACACGGGGTCTGGCTGCACACTGGGGTCCCCTGGGTGTTTAGAAAACACAGATGCCAGGCCACCAGCCTTGCGGACATGGGGGTCTGGAGGCGGCATGGGCAAGGGCGTTTGTGATGTCCACAAAAAAGAGGGTCTCTGTGCAGCTGAGATCCCACCCTGGCTGTGAACCTGGCCCACAGCATCTGAGCAGTCCGTCACCCTCCCAGGGTGCAGGCTGTACAGTACAGAGCTGGAGCCTGGGCCCCCCATTCCACCCCCTGCCTGCACGAGGTGCGATCAGGGAGAGAAAACAGTCCCTGGGTCCCCATACCCCCACTGGCTGCATGGCTGTTTCTGGAGCCCTATAGGTCTTGGGTCAAGGGCAACACTTCCCCAGCAACTGAAGGGGAAACAAAGGGCTGAACTGTGGTGCCGGGGTCGATGAAGGCCACCCTGCTTGGCGTAGCCTAACTTGTGAATGATTACATTCACATTTAGTAAATTTCACTTTTTGGTGGGACTATGGCTTTGGCCTTTTGTTGGCGTTTGGAAAGGAGAATTGAGGAAAACAGGAGGGAAATTCCTTAAAGCTGGGCAAATAGAcatgtaaaatgcaaaaatattgggatgcttggctggctcagttggaggagcatgcaattcttgaccttggggtcgtgagttcgagccctatgctGGGGATAGAGATtactagaaagaataaaatgccaaAGTATTGAACGAAACGGTACAGTGACAAACACTGATTTTGACACACATGTGAGCAACTGTTATTTTCCGAAATAGGGGTTTGAGGAGAGCTGTGTTTGGTCGGCTTGGGCCCCAGGACCGCCCCGCGCTGCTCACTGCGCCCCAACGCCAGCCCACCTGCTGGCGACTCGCTGGCCAGGCTCTCGTCGTCCGAGTCAGCAAAGACCTCAGCCAGCTCCTGGTCGGACATGTCTGTCAGCTCAGTGAGATCCAGGAGGTCAAAGTGCACCTCCAGGGAGGAGACGCTGCTCAGGGGCTCTGCGGGGCCGGGCAGGGGGATGGCTTGTCATGGGCGCGGTCCGTCCACCCAAGGCCCCCCATGAGCCCCAGGGAGGAAGAGCTCCGGGTGAAGCCCTGTGTGGCCAGGATAAGGCGGGGCAGACCCAGACACCCCCGTACTCCACACACTCAACCCTAAACACCTTCTGGGGtcccccactttgcagatggtACAGCCAAAGCCCACAGAGCCGGAGCTGTGAGAGCTcagcaccaccaccactgccaccctGGATACACCTGGGGCACTGTTTGGACAGGATGGGGACCTCCTGCCCTCCAATTCCCAGGGGTTCATGGTCCCCGTGGGACACACGCTGGGCAGGTCAGCTGTACTTACGCCGCCTCTCTGTGACCTGCAGGAGCCCCGGTGCTGGTATCGGGATGCCCACCTCCTCCTCGGCCGTGGGCGAGTGGCAGCTGTCTCCTGTCCCATGGGCCAGGGTGCCCAGGGCTGCCTGTGGCACCTCAGCCTCCTTAACCATTTCTGCAACAAAGATGGTGTTACCTGGGAGGAGAGATGGGGGCGGGGAAGACCTGGGTGTTTGGTTCACTGAGCCCCCCCTTTGATGCCCCGGGCGGTGAGCAGGGTAGCCTCGGGTAGCCTTGGGCCCGGATGCCAGACGAGGGCCACTGGGTAGTGGCCTCCTGTGGATGGGGAAGGGGGTGTCCAACAGCGTCCTCTGTCTCTACTCTTAAGTCCAACCAAGGGTGCAGTGGTCTCTCTagcatttccttgccttttgggTCCCTTTGACCCAGAATGGCCCCTGCTGGCCTGCCTGCCCTCTGTGGATTGACTTTTAAAGTCCTATGCTGTTGTGTTTGAATGCTGAATAACGCATTTTCATAGTAAGAGACTGAGGAGTGTTCCTCCAggtttgcagggtttttttttttcttttttttgaaagatgtaATTACTCGTGTTTTGCATTTGATGATTTTCTCAGATGAGAGCAGGAGGCCCTGTGGGCAGTCTGCTTGGTAGAGGCTGAGCCGCTCAGAGATGGGGTCCCTGCCCCCAAGGAAGCACCAACTGCACCCTTCCGTTCCTCGGCCCAACACCTTGTCTTCTCAGCTCACGTCCCTCCATCCGTACCTCCTACCAGCCTCTCCAAAATGTTCCAGAACCCACCCATCTCCCCCTCCTGCTGCCTGACCTTGTCACTCCCTGAACTCAGCCAGAGGACCTGTGAGGCACGTCCCTTGAGGCAGCTGGACCCCTTGGTTCCTCCGTGTCCCTACTGTGGCCCCCAAAAGAGTGAACAAATGCCTCCTGACTCCCCTCAGCAGTGCTCTGCAATGCCCCAGCGTCCATGCCTGTCCCACGGGGTCAACATTGAGAGCTGGGTGTGCGCGAAGCTACAGGAGCATCTGCCTTGAGTGTTGCATCTAGGAGGGTCCAGTCGGGCCCCCACTGCCAACAGCTGCCTGTTAGGGGTGGGCCTGTCCCCCCCCAACAGGGTGGTCAGCAGCCTGGATGCCGCCCAGCAGGTCCTGTGGGTCTCAAGGGTTTCCAGCTGAGTGGGAAGATAATGCCATCCATTCACAGCTGTAGGGCTCTCTGGGTAACACCTTGGCCTCCTCTTGGAGGGTACCACTGTTCCTGGGAAGTATAGCTGAGGGGagatgggactgagccctgcccaTGCTGTGTCATCACATGGGGCTTGGAGCTGGATAGGGGCTCAGGGGATCTGGCTTCCAGCTCTCTGACACATTTGGATTGTGGCTTTGGAATATCCTTGGAGGATACAGTTACACCCACCAGTGTCCTGGCCCTCCCAGCCCAGCAAGGACACCTTCCCAGCAAGATGGCACAAGAGATGTGATTCAGACCCTGCTCTGAGCTGGGGTCAGCAGGGACACCTGTCTTGAACCTCCGACCAGCCATCTGAGAATCCCTGTCGAGAATCCTCAAGGAGCCTTTACTCCATGGGACACTGCTTTGTTTCCTTGAGGTGGGGACTACAGAACCCCAGTCCCTCTCTCTGAGGGTGTGAGTATCCATGGGCTCACATCACGCTGGTGTGTGTTGTCGTAATTCTGAGACACTTCTATACCCATGGCCCATGGTGACGGGTGAGGCAGGGGGACACAGCAGGGGATGCACATCACACAGATGTCATCAGGACCTTGGCTGCTACTCTGAGTGAGCTGGGAGAAGCCGCCGAAGGGTTTTGAGCTGAGTAGGATGACATCTACCTCCATTTATGTGAGATGCAGGCCAGGTGGGAAGGATGAAGTCCATAGGTGCTGAGATAGTATAAGGTGGGGGACGAGCATCATTACAGATGCTGGGGTCCAGGGGTCTCGGACAGCCTAGCCTGTTGTGCTGACTGTAAGAAGCACATTTTGACAAATTTCAATATCTCTGAAATAACAAAGCATCTGCGGTCGATGGTATCATGGAGCCAACAGAAAATGGTAGCCCTGAATGTTTCAAAGTCATCAGGTGTCtagttttttattcctttccatgTCTCTTGGCAGTTGGGGTGGTCTGTACTCTGTAAACCCTGGTCCTTGGCCTGTGTCAAAGCTGTGGGGGGATGAAAATGCAGAAGATGCAACTTCTGCCATAAAGGACACTCACTGATCTTTTGTCGGGAAGAATGTCATGGAGATTAAGAGTCAATGTGCCAGGGCAGAAGAGGCCAGGGACAGAGAAGGTTCTGGGCCCCTCAGAAGGAGCAGGATTGACCTTGGCATGTAGAGTGgtatagccattgtggaaaaccaTCTAGTGGTTCCTCAAACGATTTTGGAGTCACCACATGACCCCGAAGTCCCCTTCCTATGCTTATAACCACGATCACTGAAAGCACACATCCACACAAACACTTGCACACGAATGTTCGCTGAAGTATGACAGTGGTCAGACGTGGCGTcaagcccagatgtccatcaacggatgatgTGTGTCCATCCACACCATGGGATGTTACTCAGCCACAAGAACCATAAGAAGCCATAAGAAGGGAAGCACCGATATAGGCTCAACATGCATGAACCTCAGAAACATGGTAAGTGCGAGAAGCCGGTCACAAAAGGCCATGCGCTGTGGTAacgtttatatgaaatgtccagaacaggcaaatccataaagGGTAGAAAAGTGGATTAGTCAGTCGGtgtagcatctgactcttgattttggcactggtcatggtctcacagttcttgagttcgagctcctgactgggctctgcactgacagtgtgcagcctgcttggaattctctttctcctctctctctgcctctcaaaataaataaacattaaaaacaaaaagtgttttttttttttaacatttatttttgagacagagagagacagagcatgaacgggggagggtcagagagagagggagacacagaatctgaaacaggctccaggctctgagctgtcagcacaaagcccgatgcggggctcgaactcacggaccgcgagatcatgacctgagccgaagtcagctgcttaaccgattgagccacccaggcgccccaaaaacaaaaagttttaaaaataaaaagagtagatTAGAAAAGACATAGAAAGTAGGtggtggtttccaggagctgGGGTGTGTGTGGAATGGGGAAAGAACTAATGGGTATGGGATTGCTTTTCGAATtgatgaaaaaatttacacacacacacacacacacacgtatggaTGTatattttagcttatttattttgagaggagaagcacaagcaggggaggggcagagagagaggagagagcgagaatcctaagcaggctctgcactgccagggcagagtttgatgcggggctcaaactcatgaactgtgatatcatgacacCATCATGActgaagctgaagttggacacttaagccactgagccacctaggccccacccccaccccacccagttgatgaaaatattctaaaattagatggtggtggtggttgcacaacattgtgaatacgCTAAAAGCACAGAACTGTATGCTTTAAAAGcatgaattttatgatatgtgaattatacctcaaaagAAATCctcaggggtgtctggctggctcggtaagtagagcataggactcttggtctcggggttgtgagttcgagccccactttgggtgcagagattacttaaaatcttaaaaaaaaaaaaaaaagaaaaaagaaaatcctcagtGGAAACAGCTTGATTTTGGCTGGAATTGAAGGGCAAATCCAGGAGGACTCAAGACATCCACTAACCATTGCTGTGCACCTACTACGCACCAggcatcaggctcagagcctgagagTAGGTAAGAGAAGTGTGACCTCCAGCACCTAGGTTtggtcctggcacacagtaggtccaccataaatgtttgttgaatgcacGAGCCAGCCCAACACCCAACCGCATAGTTACTAGGCGGCTGTGCTAGGAATCACCTCTCCATGGATGAGACCCACAGCTCTTCCAGGGTATGAGACAGGAGTGAAAAGCAGGCACGGGGCAGGTGTGCTTGACAGCCAGGCTCAGCAGCCCCTGGGTCACctggggccagggggtggggtaGCAACACTGTGATTCTCAGCTCAGCACAGCCCCCATTAAGCCCCTGCAGGGCCACTGGTGCGCTGCCCTGCCCTGTGCAGACAGGGAACCAGTGCCCCATGGGGACCGCAGTTGGGTTACCACAGTCCTGCCCCCCAGCACTGGTGGCTGATGTGAGTGGATGGATATGATAGGGTTACCTTGTGCCATGTGGCTGACCTATTTTCCGGCACATTTGTGTGAGCACTTGGCCCAAATTTCAAGTTCCCTGCTGCGTGCCCTGGGCCTCGCCCTAAGCACTGAGGAGGTGCACTGCACGAACAGTTGAACAAATTaatgaagtgaatgaatgaatatatatgacACAAttgcagtggggagggagagatggtCACAGAGGTGGGGGGCACTCACACCCCATTTCCCCAGCCCCTTGTCCTTGGACTTTGAGGATGCTGGGTGGGCCTTGCCAAGGCTCAACCTCTGCGGTGCAGGGCCACGGCCTCTCCCTGTGGCTGTTCAGACAGACTTGGAGTCCGGTGGGCCACAACCTTGGTTTTCCCCAGCTGGGGCCCTTCAAGAAGTGCACCGCCTCCCTTCTCATTTCCATGTCTGCACACTTGGGTGTGAAGACATTATtgttgggatgcctgggaggtttagtcggttaagcgtctgagctggtttctgctcaggtcgtgatctcacggtttgtgagtttgagccccacgtcaggctctgtgttgacagcgtggagcctgctggggattctcccccccccgcccccatccccgccgcttctccctctctctcggcttctcccccactcacgctctctctcaaacattaaaaaaagaaatcattgttaACTTGTTTAGATGCAAAAGTGGGCTTTTCCTTATGCTCTGTGAAGACCTGACCTTTTAGAGATACTTTCAGATGAAATAGTGTGTCTAGATTGGCTACGAATTACTACTGAAGGGAGGATGCTGGTGGTCTGGTAGAGCAGGCTGGGAAGTGGCACACAGAGCTCTACTGCACCGTTCTACTTATTTGTGTGTCCCACATGCTCCAAAATAAAGTTTCCAAAAGTCAGTGAGCTGAGAGAATGACAGAGCCACCCATATGTGACCTCATGAGATCCCACAGAATGGAGATCACCAGGCCACTGTGTAGGCAGGAAATGGCTACCAGGTAACAAGAGTTATGAGCCCCGTCAGTGTGGCCCCGTCTGCCCCTGCCGTGTTCCCACCGCTGCTCCTGCACAGGGTGGGCACCTGATAAATACATGTTTGTGCACTCAGTAAGTGAGAGTCGGAAACTGAAATCATAAAGCCCCTCTCCCGACCAAACACCTTCCCTCCTGACCTCACTCAGGGCTCCCGCGGCCCTGCAGGGAAGTGAACCTGTCCCCACCGACAGAAGTGGGCATGAAAACTGAAGGCCAGGCTGCTTTCCCCCCATCTCCCGGTTCTGTGCTCCCCAGCCCTCACCTTTCCCTTCACATCCCCTCAAAGCTGCCACGGGGAAGTCCTGGGGTTCTGGGACTGTCAATAGCAAGAAAAAGGTGGATCCCTTCCAcaaaagacaagacaaagaaaaccCACACGCACCAGCTCTGGGTGTGTCTGGTGGTGCTCGCAGGGAGGGTGACAAGGTCCTCCAGACAGTTGTCTGGGACGCACCTGCCCAACTCAGACTGCAGACACAGCAGTGGGTGGGCCCATTGCTTCAGGACACCCCTCGGGGCCATCCCTTTGGGCTCCAGATGAGGTCGCTGATGTGGCTGGTGTCCCTCCACAGGTCCCTGTGCGGTCAAGAGTGGCTCCCTGGGATGGGACCTCCAGGAAGCCCATGATGCATCTGGGGCCTGGCCAGGCCGGTGGAGGCGCTGATGGCGCCCAAACACCCTTCCTGAAAGGACTCTGAAATGGGGTTCCTAGAGTTTTCCTCTCATCACCAGCTGCCACCCTGCCTGGGCCAGACTCCAAGAGGGGAGACCTTGGTAGAATCTCAAACGCCAGAGTCACCGGGAGCTGACAGAGGCTTCCAGGAGGTCTCTGTGCACACCTGCCCTCCCAGATGTGAGCGCCCTGTGCCTCACCCAGGCCGACAACCCCGGCTAGCCTGGAGGCAGGCGCCCCGAAGGCCCTGCCGGGTGcgctgccccccccctccccccatccacccAGGGCCTGTCCAAGCGCGGTGCCCTGCAGGATCCCAGAGGCGGCTTCCCTGCCCCAGCGCCCGGTGAATAGCGACTTGGGCGAACAAAGCAGATGCGCGGCCCAGGAGGGCAGCGTCGACCCCACGCCTCGCCGACCCGGACCCCAAACCACGGCCCAGACACGCCCCATGCCCAGACACCCAGAACCCCGGCTCTGCTGGGATGGGGTTCGGCACGAAACTCTGGGCCAACCACCCAGGAGCGCGCCTGGCGGCTGCCGGGGCCTGAAGCTCAGAAGACAAGGGGGCGGGGACGCGGTGTGTGCGCCCCC contains the following coding sequences:
- the DBNDD1 gene encoding dysbindin domain-containing protein 1 isoform X1, giving the protein MEPPEGAGPGGNTIFVAEMVKEAEVPQAALGTLAHGTGDSCHSPTAEEEVGIPIPAPGLLQVTERRQPLSSVSSLEVHFDLLDLTELTDMSDQELAEVFADSDDESLASESPAGLHPLPRSGCLRSPSWTRTRAEQNREKQPLGDQERQPAIVDTFLTVERPKED
- the DBNDD1 gene encoding dysbindin domain-containing protein 1 isoform X2, with protein sequence MEPPEGAGPGEMVKEAEVPQAALGTLAHGTGDSCHSPTAEEEVGIPIPAPGLLQVTERRQPLSSVSSLEVHFDLLDLTELTDMSDQELAEVFADSDDESLASESPAGLHPLPRSGCLRSPSWTRTRAEQNREKQPLGDQERQPAIVDTFLTVERPKED